A window of Companilactobacillus allii genomic DNA:
GAATTTATGCAAAAGATATTTTGCCATTACTTGATAAAAAACTAGTGCACGGAATATCTCACATTACAGGTGGAGGATTTTTTGAAAACATTCCACGTATGTTACCCGACAAATTGACTGCCAGAATTGATACAAGAAAATGGAAGCAACCAGAAATATTTGATGCACTTTGTAAATATGGAAAACTTGCCCCATTAGATATGTATCACATATTTAATATGGGATTGGGTATGGTTATAGCCGTATCTCCTGATCAGGAGCAAGAAGTATTGTCCATTTTAAATCGAGACAAAAGTCAAGCTTATAGAATTGGAGACGTTATTAACCGAATCAAAAATCCAATTGAGTTATTGGGGGTTAATAAATGAAAGCTGCAATTTTTGCTTCAGGAAATGGAACCAACTTTGAAGCAATAGCAAAATCTAAAAAATTATTTGATGATGGATTAGAAATTAAATTATTAGTTTGTGATAAGCCAAATGCTCCAGTTATTTTTAAGGCAAAGAAATTAGGTATTCCGGTTTTTATCAATAATTTAGATGATTTTGACACACGGGCTGATTATGAAAGAGAAATTGTAAATGTATTGAGCCCTTTAGACATTGATTATATTTTTTTAGCGGGATATATGCGAGTGGTGACAAATGTCTTATTGGATCATTATCCTAATAAGATAATCAATATTCATCCTTCACTTTTGCCTAAGTTTTCAGGCTTAAATGCAATTGAACGAGCATTTGATTCTGGTGAGAAGCAAACAGGTGTAACAATTCATTATATTGATGAAGGCGTCGATACAGGGCCAATTATTTTACAAAAGATTGTTCCAATCTCTAATAATGACACCGTTGAAACTCTAGAGAAAAGAATTCATGAAAATGAACATATTATGTATATTGAGGTAATTTCTGAATTAATAAAAAACGAGGGAGAAAATAGAAATCATGAAAAAGGCATTGATTAGTGTTTCCGATAAAACTGGAGTAGTAGAATTTGCGCAAGGATTAATCAAAAATGGTTTTGAGATTATTTCAACTGGTGGTACATATAAAAAATTAAAAGATAATGATGTTCCTGTTATTGAGATTGACCAGGTTACAGGATTTCCTGAAATTTTAGATGGCAGAGTTAAAACATTACACCCAAAGGTACATGCTGGATTGCTTGCGAAGCGTGATAATCCCGAACATATGGCAACTTTAAAAAAGTTAAAAATCGATACAATTGATTTGGTTTGTGTAAATTTGTACCCATTTAAAGAAACTATAACTAAAAAAGATGTAACAGTTCCTGAAGCCATTGAACAGATTGATATTGGTGGACCATCAATGATACGTTCAGCTTCAAAGAACTATCAAAGTGTGTATGTAGTCGTTGATAAGAATGACTATGAAAATGTCTTGGAACATATTGTGGATTCAAAAGATATTAACTTTAGACAAAAGTTAGCAGCTAAAGCTTTCAGACATACAGCGCAATATGACAGTATTATTGCGGGTTATCTATCTAATTTGGGTAATGAGGAATTCCCCGATGTTGAAAATTTATCGTATGACTTTAAACAATCATTGAGATATGGTGAAAATTCGCATCAAAAGGCAGCATTTTACAGTAGTTCTCTACCTTCAAAGTATTCTATTTCTTCAGCAAAACAATTACATGGTAAAGAGTTATCATTTAATAATATAAAGGATGCTGATGCAGCACTTAGAATCGTATCTGACTTCAATCAGCCTTGTGTCGTTGCCTTAAAACATATGAACCCATGTGGTGTTGGCATTGATGAAGAAAGCATCCACAAGGCTTGGCAAAAAGCCTTTAGCGCTGATAAAATCTCGATTTTTGGTGGAATAATTGCCTTTAATAGGGAAGTTACTGCGGAAGTAGCCGAAGAATTACATAAGATATTCCTTGAAATTGTTATTGCACCTAGTTTTACTGATGAAGCACTAGAAATCCTAGAAGCAAAGAAAAATATTCGTTTATTGACTTTAGATTTCTCTGAAGCTAAGAATGCAGACAAATATGAATATACTTCAGTTATGGGTGGTCTTTTGGTTCAAGAAAGAGATATCGTTGTTGATAGTACAAATGATTTTAAAGTTGTAACTAAAAAACAACCAACTGAAGATGAAATACAGGCATTATTATTTGGTCAAAGAATAGTTAAACACGTGAAGAGTAATGCGATTGTCATCTCCACTGGAGACCAAACATTAGGTATAGGCGCAGGACAAATGAACCGAATCGGATCAGTTAAAATAGCCATTGAACAAGAAGAATCAGGGGATAAACATTCACCACTTATAATGGCATCTGACGCATTTTTCCCAATGGATGATTGTGTCAAATATGCTGCAGAACATGGTATTACTGCAATTATTCAACCTGGTGGATCAATTCATGATCAAGATTCGATTGATATGGCAAATAAATATGGTATTACGATGATCTGTACAGGCAGACGTCATTTTAGACACTAGTGAGGTGCTGTATGAAGATTTTAGTAGTTGGTTCTGGCGCTAGAGAACATGCAATATGTGATGCATTGACTTCAGAAAAGAATAAGATTTTTTGTGCACCGGGTAATGACGGGATGCAACTTATGGGAATCAATACAGTTCATATAAAAGAAACTGATTTTAGTGAATTGGTAAATTTCGCAATTTCAGAGAATATTGCTTATACAATTGTTGGGCCTGAGGCACCATTGGTGGATGGCATAGTAGATTTCTTTGAGGCTCGAGGATTAAGAATCTTCGGTCCAAATAAGTATGCGGCGCAAATAGAAGGTTCTAAGTCGTTTACTAAGAATTTGTTAAAGATGGCAAGTATACCAACAGCTGAATATCAAGAATTCTTTGATTTTAATGAAGCAATGAGATTCTTGAATAATAAGAAAACTGATTTTCCAATTGTTATAAAAGCAGATGGGCTCGCTAGTGGAAAAGGGGTCTATATAGCTAATAATGTAGATGATAGTAGGAAAATAGTTTCAGAATTATTACGAGAACATAAATTTGAAACAAATAAAATTGTTGTCGAAGAATTTTTGGATGGTGAGGAATTCTCATTGATGGCGTTTGTGAATAATGGGAAGTACTATCCTATGCCAATCGCACAAGATTATAAAAAACTTCATGACAATGATGAGGGACCTAATACTGGGGGGATGGGTGCTGTATGTCCAGTACAAAATATTTCTAATTCCACGTATGAAACAGCAGTTAATAAGGTTATCAGACCATTTGTTGAAATATTGGCAGAAGAGAATATTAAATACACTGGTATTTTGTACGCAGGATTAATCAAAACTAAGAATGGAATAAAGGTTATTGAATTTAACGTTAGATTTGGTGATCCAGAAACTGAGGTTGTTTTGCCACGCCTCAAGAACAATTTTTCTGAAGTAATCTTATCTATCTTAAATGATGATGATCCAGAAATTGAATGGGATGATCAGGGTATTAATCTTGGAGTATTCGTTTCAAGTAGTGGATATCCTGAAAACCCACAAATCAATGAAAATTTAGGATCAGTTGATTCATTTGAAGATGCTAAGTGCAAATTGAACTTTGCTGGAGTAGTGAGGAAAAATGGCTCAATGTATAGTAATGGTGGGAGATTATATCTCATGTCTAGTCATGCTAATGACTTAGTAGATGCTCGTCAGAAAATATATAATGAGCTCGAAAAATTGGATACAAAAAATGTCTTCTATCGTAAAGATATAGGAAAAAATTCAATATAAATTAAAAGCCAGCAGTGAACAATAGTTCACAACTGGCTTTTTTCGTGCAATAATTTAGAAGCTGTTATTTTTTAACTGGTGGAACATATTTGAAGTCTGGGTTAATTTTTTTATCAATCTTATTCCAGGAATCCTCCATATCATCGTTAACTTGTTTAGTTTGTTGTTCATCAAGCTTTGCTTTGAAGTCAAAGTCTATCTCAGGCCCAATACCAATAGTTATTTTTTGATGTTTAAGTAGACCACTGAATTTCAAGGGTCCTTGATAAACAAACGGAACTAAGGGAGCCTTTGATAATTTAGCAATCAATGAGGCTCCACCTTTGAGATCATCTGAGTATCTAGTTCCAGAAGGAAACATAATTAGAATTTGCTTTTTCTTTTTTAAGGCCTTGACTGGAGTTTTTATAACAGAGGGTCCGGGATGTTTTCTATCAACTGGAAAGGCGTGTGCATGAACCAAAATGTATCTTAGAATTGGATTTTTAAATAATTCGATTTTTGCCATAAAGGTTGCTTCTCGAGGCGCAATTACTAATGCAAAAAATATTGGTTCCCACCAAGTTCTATGTGGTGCAACTATAATGAAGGGCTTGTCAGGTAAGTTTTCTTTACCGTTAATTTCATATTTACCATTTAACAGCCAAACAATACCCTTTGCAATAACACGTATAAATTTATAAAACATTAATTATCATTCTCCCCAAAATAATTTTTACTTAATTAAAATACCACAAAGCAGGTGTTACATGTCTAATATTTCTAAAGATATAATTTCTAACAGTGGAATTACTATCAATCAAAACAAAGAACTGTATTCATTTAACCTAGATACTATTTTACTTTATAACTTTGCAAGACCAATAAAAAAGGGAAAGATTGTCGATCTTTGTTCAGGAAATGGTGCATTAGGTCTTAGTCTAGCCTCCAAAACTAGCGCTCACATTTATTTAGTAGAGTTACAAAAAGAACTTTCTAAGCTAGCAGAAAAAAGCTTAGTTGATAACGACTTGATGAGTCAAGTTACTAGTATTAATGATGACATAAAAAACGTACAGAAATATCTTCATCATGATTCAATAGATATGATAGTTTGTAATCCACCTTATTTTACTTCAAAAGACTCTACTATCATAAAAGATAATCCTATTTTGGCAATAGCCCGTCATGAATTGAAGACTGATTTAAACGAAGTATTATATACCATCAAAGTTTTACTTAAAGAAAATTCTCATGTCTATATTGTTTACAGACCTGATAGGTTGAGCGAATTATTCAGTAAAATGTCTGATAATAAAATTCAACCCAAAAGAATTCGTTTTGTTAGATCACACATTAATGATGATGCTAATTTGGTATTAGTTGATGCAATAAAAACGGTAAAGGAATCTTCATTAAAAGTTGAGCCGGATTTGATCATGTATGAAAATGATAAGCTAAGTTTGGAGGCAAAAAAGCAGATTGAAGGTATATAGTGACTATTACGTCTACATTTTGCTTTGTGCGGACCAAACATTTTATATAGGGACCAGTAACAATGTATTAAAAAGAGTTGAAACACATAATGCCGGTAGAGGTGCAAAGTACACAAAAGCTCGTCGTCCTGTTAAATTGTTATATTATGAAAATTTACATGATAAATCTGAAGCACTTAAGCGGGAAATTAAATTAAAAAAACTTAATCGTGTCAAAAAAGAATCTTTTTTACAAGAAAATGGAATTAATTGGCGTGATTTCTTGATTTAATAGAGAAATTACCCTATAATATTTTCTTGTATTGAATACACACACTTAACGATTTGGTTGTTGGTGCGCTAATGCGTCTCAACCGAACAAGACTTAAGTGGAGGTAAAAACCAGGAGGAATTTTTTATGTCAGTTATTTCTATGAAACAACTACTTGAAGCCGGTGTACATTTTGGACACCAAACAAGACGTTGGAACCCAAAGATGAAGCCATTTATTTTTACACAAAGAAATGGTATTTACATCATTGATCTACAAAAAACAGTTCGCATGATCGACGATGCTTACAATTACATGAAGGCCGTTGCTGGTGATGATGGTATCTTCTTGTTTGTTGGTACTAAGAAACAAGCACAAGATGCTATTGAAGAAGAAGCAACACGTGCCGGTCAATATTACGTTAACCACCGTTGGTTAGGTGGTACATTGACAAACTGGAACACAATCCAAAAACGTATCAAGAGATTAAAGGATATCAAAGCAATGGCTGAAGATGGTACTTTCGAACGTCTTCCTAAAAAAGAAGTTGCTTTGCTTACAAAACAACAAGCTAAGTTAGAGAAGTTCCTTGGTGGTATCGAAGATATGCCAAGAATTCCTGATGTTATGTTCATTGTTGACCCTCATAAGGAAAACATTGCTGTTAATGAAGCTAAGAAGCTTAACATTCCTATCGTAGCTATGGTTGATACAAATACTGATCCAGATGACATCGATGTTATCATCCCATCAAACGATGATGCTATTCGTGCCGTTCGCCTAATTGTTTCTAAGATGGCTGATGCTATCGTTGAAGGCAAACAAGGTGAAGAATCAGTTTCTGCTGATGATTTTGCTAAAGATGATAAAACATCTGACGACAAATCAATCGAAGATGTTGCTGAATCAACTAATAATGGTAACGAAAACTAAAATTATAAATAGTTATGAATAGAGTCATCTGAGTAAGATGGCTTTATTTATACGACTGGAGGATATTCATGGCTAAAATTACTGCTGCTCAAGTTAAAGAATTACGTGATAAGACAAGTGTTGGTATGATGGATGCTAAAAAAGCATTGGTTTCTGCTGATGGTGATATGCAAAAAGCTATCGACGAACTTCGTGAAAAGGGTATTGCTAAAGCTGCCAAGAAGAATAGCCGTATTGCTGCTGAAGGTTTAGCAGAAATCGTTATTGCTGGTAACAAAGCTGCTATCTATGAAGTAAATTCAGAAACAGACTTTGTATCATCAAATGATAAGTTCAAGGATCTTGTAAGTAAGATTGGTAAGGCTCTTGTTGAAGGCGAACCCAAAACAATGGATGAAGCTTTGGCACTTAAAGCTGGAGACGAAACAATCAACGATGCAATCACTGGTTTAACAGCCGTTATCGGTGAAAAAATCACTTTAAGACGTTTCCAAGTTGTTGAAAAGAGTGATGCACAAGTGTTTGGATCATACCTACATAATGGTGGTTTGATTGCTGCACTTACAGTTCTTAATGGTTCTGATGAAGAAGCAGCTAAGGATGTTGCAATGCATGTTGCTGCTATTAATCCTACTTACCTTAATCGTGATGCTGTACCTGCTGATGTTTTGGAACATGAAAAGAAAGTGTTCACTGAAGAAACAAAGGCCGAAGGTAAACCTGAAAAGATTATTCCAAGAATCGTTGAAGGTCGTTTAAATAAATACTTATCAGAGATTAGTTTAGCTGATCAAGAGTTTGTTAAAGACTCAGATATGACAGTTCAACAATATGTTGAATCAAAGAAGAGCTCACTTGTATCTTACGTTCGTTTTGAAGTTGGAGAAGGTATTGAAAAAGCTCAAGACAATTTTGTTGATGAAGTTATGAACCAAATCAAATAATAATTAATTTTTATTGGAGGATCGCTTAATTCATTTGAATTAAACGATCTTTTCTTATATATAGGATAATTTGAATCAAAATTTATGTAAAATTAACTATTATTACAATCTATGGTATACGATTATGTTAAAATATTTAGTAGCAAAATTAAAGGAGAGTACTTATGCCTGATATCAAGTATAAAAGAATTATATTAAAAGTTTCTGGTGAAGCATTGGCTGGAGAAAAAGGATTTGGAATTAATCCTCCAGTTATTAAAAAAATTGCTGAACAAATTAAAAGTGTTCATGACCTTGGCGTACAAATAGCTATCGTTTGTGGTGGTGGAAATATTTGGCGTGGTGAAACTGGTGCAGAAATGGGAATGGACCGTGCACAAGCTGATTACATGGGTATGATGGCAACTGTAATGAACGGTCTAGCATTACAAGATGGTTTGGAACAATTGGACGTTCCTACGCGTGTACAGACATCTATTGAGATGAGACAGGTTGCAGAGCCATATATCAGAAGAAAGGCTGTAAGACATCTTGAAAAGGGTCGTGTGGTCATTTTTGCTGGTGGTACTGGTAATCCATACTTCTCTACAGATACAACTTCAGTATTACGTGCAGCTGAAATTGAAGCCGATGTAATTTTGATGGCTAAAAACAATGTTGATGGTGTTTATTCAGCAGATCCAAAGAAAGATCCTAAGGCTAAAAAGTATGATGAATTGACACAACTTGATATTATTAATAAGAATCTCGGTGTAATGGACTCAACTGCTTCGTCATTATCAATGGATAACAATATTCCATTAATTGTTTTCAATTTAAATGAACCAGAAAATATTAAAAAGGTTGTTCAAGGCGAGAATATTGGAACAATCATAAAGGGTGGTAGCAATGACTAATAGTGCAATATCTAAAGCTCAAGAGAACATGAAAAAATCAATTGATGTTTTGAGAAAAGAATTGGCTAATATTCGTGCAGGTAAGGCTAATGCTTCAATTCTTAGCAACGTCCAAGTTGAGTATTACGGATCAAACGTACCATTGAATCAAGTGGCTTCAATCAATATTCCAGAAGCTAGAGTTTTGTTAATTACTCCCTACGACAAATCTTCATTGGATGCTATTGAACATTCAATAAATTCATCTGATTTGGGATTGAATCCAGCTAATGATGGAAATGTTATTAGATTGGTCATTCCACAATTAACTGGTGAACGTAGACAAGAAATTGCTAAACAAGTTGGTAAAGAAGCTGAGGAAACACGTATCGCTGTTCGTAATGTAAGACGTGATGCAATGGACGATATAAAGAAACAACAAAAAAACAGTGACATTACAGAAGATGACTTGCATAATTTAGAAAAGCAAGTTCAAAAGGTTACTGATAAAGCTGTTGCTGATATTAATGATATTGCAGCTGCAAAAGAAAAGGAAATTACTGAAGGTTAACCTTCAGAGTGCTGGTTTATGACAGAAATTAAAAAAACTGACTTAAGTTCTGATTTGAGAGTTCCAAAACATATTGCGATTATTATGGACGGCAATGGTAGATGGGCCAAACGTAGCGGTCAACCACGCATTGCTGGACATAAAGAAGGAATGAATAATGTTAAGCGCATAGCCACTTCTGCGAGTCACATGGGTGTTAAAGTTTTAAGCCTTTATGCCTTTTCTACAGAGAATTGGAGTAGACCAAGCAAAGAGGTCAATTTTCTTATGCGTTTACCAGTAGATTTCTTTGGAACTTTTATGCCAGATTTAATTAAAGAAAATATAAAAGTTTTAATTACAGGTTTTACTGATCACTTACCTGACAAAACAAAGAAAGTCGTCTTTAAGGCTATGGACGATACAAAGGATAATACCGGTATGGTATTGAACTTTGCGTTTAACTATGGTGGACGTGCCGAAATTGTTAATGCAGCAAAAAAGTTGGCAAAACAAGCTGTTGATGGATCAATTAATCCTGATGATATTGACGATACAATGTTTGCTGACCAGCTGTTAACGAGTCCTTTGGGTGAATTGGCTGATCCTGATCTATTGATCAGAACTAGTGGTGAAGAGAGAATCTCCAATTTCTTATTGTGGCAATTGGCTTATTCAGAGATGGTATTTGATAAAACTTATTGGCCAGATTTTACAGCTAGTAATTTAGCTGAAGATATAAAAATATATAATGACCGCGATCGTCGTTTTGGTTCGATTTAATTTGGGGGAAGAGTATGAGACAACGTGTAATCACAGCTGTCATTGCTTTAGCAATATTCATTCCAATTTTACTTGCGGGTGGAATTTGGCTAGAAATTGCAGCAGCAGTGTTGGCATCAATTGGTATATTTGAAATATACATCATGCGAAAAAGAATTATTGTTTCAATGGACTTTGTAATTACGATATTGGGAACATTGGCTATTGCCGTCCCACTTAATTTTTATAAAAGTTGGTTACCAGAAAGTTTCACACGTTTGGACGTATTTTACGTTTTTGCAGTGTTATTATTACTGATAACAGTATTTTCTAAGAACAAATTTAACTTTGAAGATGTTGGTGTTTCAGTAGTATCAATGATATATATAGGAACAGGTTTCCATTATCTTGCTTCTGTTAGGAATTCTGCTGGTGGTTTTGGTTTACTTATGTATGCCTTGATAGTTGTCTGGTCAACTGATATTTTTGCATATCAATTTGGTCGTAAAATTGGTAAGCATA
This region includes:
- the purN gene encoding phosphoribosylglycinamide formyltransferase, producing the protein MKAAIFASGNGTNFEAIAKSKKLFDDGLEIKLLVCDKPNAPVIFKAKKLGIPVFINNLDDFDTRADYEREIVNVLSPLDIDYIFLAGYMRVVTNVLLDHYPNKIINIHPSLLPKFSGLNAIERAFDSGEKQTGVTIHYIDEGVDTGPIILQKIVPISNNDTVETLEKRIHENEHIMYIEVISELIKNEGENRNHEKGID
- a CDS encoding GIY-YIG nuclease family protein, with protein sequence MKVYSDYYVYILLCADQTFYIGTSNNVLKRVETHNAGRGAKYTKARRPVKLLYYENLHDKSEALKREIKLKKLNRVKKESFLQENGINWRDFLI
- the frr gene encoding ribosome recycling factor, which translates into the protein MTNSAISKAQENMKKSIDVLRKELANIRAGKANASILSNVQVEYYGSNVPLNQVASINIPEARVLLITPYDKSSLDAIEHSINSSDLGLNPANDGNVIRLVIPQLTGERRQEIAKQVGKEAEETRIAVRNVRRDAMDDIKKQQKNSDITEDDLHNLEKQVQKVTDKAVADINDIAAAKEKEITEG
- a CDS encoding tRNA1(Val) (adenine(37)-N6)-methyltransferase, giving the protein MSNISKDIISNSGITINQNKELYSFNLDTILLYNFARPIKKGKIVDLCSGNGALGLSLASKTSAHIYLVELQKELSKLAEKSLVDNDLMSQVTSINDDIKNVQKYLHHDSIDMIVCNPPYFTSKDSTIIKDNPILAIARHELKTDLNEVLYTIKVLLKENSHVYIVYRPDRLSELFSKMSDNKIQPKRIRFVRSHINDDANLVLVDAIKTVKESSLKVEPDLIMYENDKLSLEAKKQIEGI
- a CDS encoding lysophospholipid acyltransferase family protein; this encodes MFYKFIRVIAKGIVWLLNGKYEINGKENLPDKPFIIVAPHRTWWEPIFFALVIAPREATFMAKIELFKNPILRYILVHAHAFPVDRKHPGPSVIKTPVKALKKKKQILIMFPSGTRYSDDLKGGASLIAKLSKAPLVPFVYQGPLKFSGLLKHQKITIGIGPEIDFDFKAKLDEQQTKQVNDDMEDSWNKIDKKINPDFKYVPPVKK
- the rpsB gene encoding 30S ribosomal protein S2; amino-acid sequence: MSVISMKQLLEAGVHFGHQTRRWNPKMKPFIFTQRNGIYIIDLQKTVRMIDDAYNYMKAVAGDDGIFLFVGTKKQAQDAIEEEATRAGQYYVNHRWLGGTLTNWNTIQKRIKRLKDIKAMAEDGTFERLPKKEVALLTKQQAKLEKFLGGIEDMPRIPDVMFIVDPHKENIAVNEAKKLNIPIVAMVDTNTDPDDIDVIIPSNDDAIRAVRLIVSKMADAIVEGKQGEESVSADDFAKDDKTSDDKSIEDVAESTNNGNEN
- the purD gene encoding phosphoribosylamine--glycine ligase, whose product is MKILVVGSGAREHAICDALTSEKNKIFCAPGNDGMQLMGINTVHIKETDFSELVNFAISENIAYTIVGPEAPLVDGIVDFFEARGLRIFGPNKYAAQIEGSKSFTKNLLKMASIPTAEYQEFFDFNEAMRFLNNKKTDFPIVIKADGLASGKGVYIANNVDDSRKIVSELLREHKFETNKIVVEEFLDGEEFSLMAFVNNGKYYPMPIAQDYKKLHDNDEGPNTGGMGAVCPVQNISNSTYETAVNKVIRPFVEILAEENIKYTGILYAGLIKTKNGIKVIEFNVRFGDPETEVVLPRLKNNFSEVILSILNDDDPEIEWDDQGINLGVFVSSSGYPENPQINENLGSVDSFEDAKCKLNFAGVVRKNGSMYSNGGRLYLMSSHANDLVDARQKIYNELEKLDTKNVFYRKDIGKNSI
- a CDS encoding isoprenyl transferase — encoded protein: MTEIKKTDLSSDLRVPKHIAIIMDGNGRWAKRSGQPRIAGHKEGMNNVKRIATSASHMGVKVLSLYAFSTENWSRPSKEVNFLMRLPVDFFGTFMPDLIKENIKVLITGFTDHLPDKTKKVVFKAMDDTKDNTGMVLNFAFNYGGRAEIVNAAKKLAKQAVDGSINPDDIDDTMFADQLLTSPLGELADPDLLIRTSGEERISNFLLWQLAYSEMVFDKTYWPDFTASNLAEDIKIYNDRDRRFGSI
- the tsf gene encoding translation elongation factor Ts — its product is MAKITAAQVKELRDKTSVGMMDAKKALVSADGDMQKAIDELREKGIAKAAKKNSRIAAEGLAEIVIAGNKAAIYEVNSETDFVSSNDKFKDLVSKIGKALVEGEPKTMDEALALKAGDETINDAITGLTAVIGEKITLRRFQVVEKSDAQVFGSYLHNGGLIAALTVLNGSDEEAAKDVAMHVAAINPTYLNRDAVPADVLEHEKKVFTEETKAEGKPEKIIPRIVEGRLNKYLSEISLADQEFVKDSDMTVQQYVESKKSSLVSYVRFEVGEGIEKAQDNFVDEVMNQIK
- a CDS encoding phosphatidate cytidylyltransferase, whose protein sequence is MRQRVITAVIALAIFIPILLAGGIWLEIAAAVLASIGIFEIYIMRKRIIVSMDFVITILGTLAIAVPLNFYKSWLPESFTRLDVFYVFAVLLLLITVFSKNKFNFEDVGVSVVSMIYIGTGFHYLASVRNSAGGFGLLMYALIVVWSTDIFAYQFGRKIGKHKLWPAISPNKTWEGTIGGVVSALVLSGIYVYFVPQAYSLTTMLMISFVLSAFGQLGDLVESAYKRFYKVKDSGNILPGHGGILDRFDSMLIVLPLLHIFGLV
- the purH gene encoding bifunctional phosphoribosylaminoimidazolecarboxamide formyltransferase/IMP cyclohydrolase translates to MKKALISVSDKTGVVEFAQGLIKNGFEIISTGGTYKKLKDNDVPVIEIDQVTGFPEILDGRVKTLHPKVHAGLLAKRDNPEHMATLKKLKIDTIDLVCVNLYPFKETITKKDVTVPEAIEQIDIGGPSMIRSASKNYQSVYVVVDKNDYENVLEHIVDSKDINFRQKLAAKAFRHTAQYDSIIAGYLSNLGNEEFPDVENLSYDFKQSLRYGENSHQKAAFYSSSLPSKYSISSAKQLHGKELSFNNIKDADAALRIVSDFNQPCVVALKHMNPCGVGIDEESIHKAWQKAFSADKISIFGGIIAFNREVTAEVAEELHKIFLEIVIAPSFTDEALEILEAKKNIRLLTLDFSEAKNADKYEYTSVMGGLLVQERDIVVDSTNDFKVVTKKQPTEDEIQALLFGQRIVKHVKSNAIVISTGDQTLGIGAGQMNRIGSVKIAIEQEESGDKHSPLIMASDAFFPMDDCVKYAAEHGITAIIQPGGSIHDQDSIDMANKYGITMICTGRRHFRH
- the pyrH gene encoding UMP kinase — protein: MPDIKYKRIILKVSGEALAGEKGFGINPPVIKKIAEQIKSVHDLGVQIAIVCGGGNIWRGETGAEMGMDRAQADYMGMMATVMNGLALQDGLEQLDVPTRVQTSIEMRQVAEPYIRRKAVRHLEKGRVVIFAGGTGNPYFSTDTTSVLRAAEIEADVILMAKNNVDGVYSADPKKDPKAKKYDELTQLDIINKNLGVMDSTASSLSMDNNIPLIVFNLNEPENIKKVVQGENIGTIIKGGSND